In Gemmatimonadota bacterium, the following are encoded in one genomic region:
- a CDS encoding GtrA family protein yields the protein MSRTFIKFALTGLSGVFVNLGSFQLLLNLGVHKLLASPVAIELSIISNFLLNNYWTFRDRALTGRKRVRGLKFNLVSLVTLMLSYGTFVLLSFLFPAVPAVILQGCAIAPATLFNYFINSLWTFREVPDERPEEQEDDTQ from the coding sequence ATGTCTCGAACATTTATCAAATTTGCCCTCACGGGTTTATCGGGAGTATTTGTCAATCTCGGTTCGTTTCAGCTTTTGCTCAATCTCGGTGTGCATAAGTTGCTGGCATCGCCAGTTGCAATTGAGCTGTCGATTATCTCAAATTTTCTGCTCAATAACTACTGGACCTTCCGCGATCGCGCACTGACGGGGAGAAAGCGCGTTCGGGGTTTGAAGTTTAATCTCGTTTCCCTGGTGACTCTGATGCTGAGTTATGGCACATTTGTCTTGCTTTCCTTTCTTTTTCCAGCGGTGCCAGCGGTCATTTTGCAGGGGTGCGCAATTGCTCCGGCCACATTGTTCAACTATTTCATCAATTCTCTCTGGACGTTTCGCGAGGTGCCAGACGAACGCCCGGAAGAGCAGGAGGACGATACGCAATGA
- a CDS encoding amidohydrolase family protein has protein sequence MPIIDSHLHVFEKLSDEFPREVDDQCPADRAETAEKLLEVMATNGVDQAVLTQIGGAQLAHHRYLQHCLKTYPNRFQGIGLIPRDIWNTPEDHMDRLAENGDIIGFRINEIGGPTDPLSQMDVRTFTSYRIWKHAAKKNYVMWLYIRAKDAHQVAFMIQAFPEIRAVFNHLMICPGEGMFSWDNEGRPHINTPIPPMTRYSMLGLHEYPNICVHLSGQYAFSKEAWPYRDLESWHKTLLSKFGADKLMWATDFPWILEDPGYDKLVQVIDELLPDLNPQQKAEIMGGTAKRVLGFPDLAD, from the coding sequence ATGCCAATTATTGACTCGCACCTGCATGTATTTGAAAAGCTGTCAGATGAATTTCCCCGCGAGGTGGATGATCAGTGTCCCGCAGACAGGGCAGAGACAGCAGAAAAGTTGCTGGAGGTCATGGCAACCAATGGGGTCGATCAGGCAGTGCTGACGCAGATTGGCGGTGCACAATTGGCACACCATCGATACTTACAGCATTGTCTAAAGACCTACCCCAATCGCTTCCAGGGAATTGGATTGATCCCCCGGGATATTTGGAACACACCCGAAGATCACATGGATCGGCTCGCTGAGAACGGCGATATTATCGGATTCAGAATTAACGAAATTGGTGGACCAACCGATCCCCTATCCCAAATGGATGTACGAACATTCACTTCGTATCGCATCTGGAAACACGCGGCTAAAAAAAACTATGTGATGTGGCTCTATATTCGGGCAAAAGACGCGCATCAAGTCGCCTTTATGATTCAGGCATTTCCCGAAATTCGCGCCGTATTTAACCACCTGATGATCTGCCCGGGCGAGGGTATGTTTTCGTGGGATAACGAAGGGCGTCCGCACATCAATACCCCCATACCACCGATGACGCGCTACTCAATGCTGGGCTTGCACGAATACCCCAATATCTGCGTACATCTATCGGGACAATATGCATTTAGCAAAGAAGCCTGGCCCTATCGCGACCTGGAGAGCTGGCACAAAACATTGCTTTCCAAATTCGGTGCAGACAAATTGATGTGGGCGACGGATTTTCCCTGGATTTTGGAAGATCCGGGATATGATAAGCTGGTACAGGTAATCGATGAATTACTACCGGATTTGAACCCACAGCAAAAAGCAGAGATTATGGGGGGAACGGCAAAACGGGTTTTGGGCTTTCCCGACCTGGCGGATTGA
- a CDS encoding serine hydrolase, with protein MANNTLVVAAPQDAGMSADQLERAFGQLTAATEAGQIGAASLTVTRHGKEVFARGCGQEHPRTDPPVNANSIFLLASITKPVTACALMILVDRGLISLNDPAIDYLPEYTGGDRSAVKVRHLLSHISGMPDMLPENTSLRQAHTPVAGFVERALQTPLLYKPGTDFSYQSMGILLAAEIVERVSGQRLRDFEREEIFAPLGMTRSALGMGEWTLEDVIWCGTDAEEDEEQQSWGWNSPYWRDFGAPWGGMHSTGRDLAILLQTMLNGGTYGDQRIFSRAAVATMTQDQNGALNAPWGIGWGVSGARVWGFWGDLVSRRTFGHTGATGTVAWADAERQLSCVVLTNQMVAGGSLLRRVSNAVAAAVEE; from the coding sequence ATGGCAAATAACACACTTGTAGTAGCTGCCCCCCAGGACGCTGGCATGTCAGCCGACCAACTCGAACGAGCCTTTGGCCAACTCACAGCCGCTACAGAAGCCGGACAAATCGGCGCAGCCTCACTGACGGTTACAAGGCACGGCAAGGAAGTCTTCGCCCGGGGATGCGGGCAAGAGCACCCTCGCACAGACCCGCCAGTCAATGCAAACTCAATATTTCTCCTCGCCTCAATCACCAAGCCGGTTACTGCCTGCGCGCTGATGATCCTCGTAGATCGAGGGCTGATCTCACTCAACGACCCGGCCATCGATTATCTACCCGAATACACCGGCGGCGATCGTTCCGCCGTCAAAGTGCGCCATCTGCTCTCGCACATATCCGGCATGCCCGACATGCTGCCCGAAAACACCAGCTTGCGACAGGCGCACACGCCCGTAGCTGGCTTTGTCGAACGGGCACTTCAGACACCCCTACTCTACAAACCGGGAACCGATTTTTCCTACCAGAGCATGGGCATACTGCTCGCAGCAGAAATTGTCGAACGAGTCAGCGGGCAGCGATTGCGCGACTTCGAGCGCGAGGAGATCTTCGCGCCGTTGGGAATGACGCGCAGCGCATTGGGAATGGGTGAATGGACACTTGAAGACGTGATATGGTGTGGAACGGACGCCGAAGAGGACGAAGAACAGCAGAGCTGGGGATGGAATTCCCCATATTGGCGCGACTTTGGAGCGCCGTGGGGCGGCATGCACAGCACCGGACGCGATCTGGCGATCCTCTTGCAAACCATGCTCAACGGCGGCACTTACGGCGATCAACGCATCTTCAGCCGCGCCGCAGTCGCAACAATGACGCAAGATCAAAACGGGGCACTCAATGCGCCCTGGGGAATCGGTTGGGGCGTATCCGGAGCGCGAGTGTGGGGCTTTTGGGGCGACCTGGTATCGCGGCGAACCTTCGGACACACCGGAGCGACTGGCACAGTAGCCTGGGCAGACGCCGAGCGACAGCTCAGCTGCGTCGTACTCACCAATCAGATGGTCGCTGGAGGCAGCCTCCTGCGAAGGGTTTCCAACGCAGTCGCAGCAGCGGTGGAAGAATAG
- a CDS encoding DUF2723 domain-containing protein, whose translation MNRVHALDGTFNPLRDGIALAASVIGPLVLYVLTMPRTVVLEDDGLFLMAGAHLGVAHPPGYPLYTLIVYLFTQLPFGGVAFLGHLSSAVLGALTCGCVYVCVRLLGASPIPALTATWLFAASEHFWSQAIITEVYTLNALFFFSFYALLLYGIRQPQRTGIWIAAAITYGLSLTNHWPLMVLSTPGLMLLVFPIWRTVYRKLPLLLGVSLPCAALPYAWMIWRSHQDPLINFYGSIDTLKEFWHYFSRQGYAHIDASPSAGWYDRFGFMQWLGNEFLWQLTLPGFALAVFGLIVLFQRRQIAKAGSGLLVFLGNSLVLVALLGFDFDFFWGAIFRPYSLLCYGIAALWLGVGLQVMLDWLTERLPSKFARGPGPKIGMAVLVGAAMVAWSVHEHWRVNDRSDSDFAEHYADMQLDILPEDAILFVFGDATGPMGYYQYIENRRPDVALYNLQGLVYGKRLYDPFLPKENKKEILEQFTDSTERALFFPMDFDIFPNRRGRIYGFLMEVVKDGKPGTIEIKRHPRGEEYFTYLMHLQPIDRWERVRRNGLLFQYGRYLGLIYFSGDPGLLNSMQKLFRLAEKSYACLIGMAGTLIEHGNSSHWEQVSTWLDKAETLKYEALKKQTLARLYYLKGSLLQKQGKRVEAVASFGKSRDIYPHPDNEALEALEQYKVNFKRVNPPGRESPKPVLPFPP comes from the coding sequence ATGAATCGCGTGCATGCCCTGGATGGAACATTTAATCCTTTGCGCGATGGAATCGCACTGGCCGCATCGGTTATTGGCCCGCTCGTGCTTTATGTGCTTACTATGCCGCGCACTGTTGTTCTGGAAGATGACGGCTTGTTTCTCATGGCTGGAGCACACCTCGGCGTGGCACATCCGCCGGGCTATCCGCTCTATACCCTTATCGTCTATCTGTTTACGCAATTGCCCTTTGGCGGTGTTGCTTTTCTCGGTCATTTGTCCAGCGCGGTATTGGGCGCACTCACCTGTGGTTGCGTCTATGTGTGTGTCCGTCTGTTGGGCGCATCGCCAATTCCAGCTCTGACTGCTACATGGTTGTTTGCCGCTTCTGAGCATTTCTGGTCTCAGGCTATTATCACCGAGGTTTATACGCTCAATGCGCTGTTCTTTTTTTCTTTTTACGCGCTGCTTTTGTACGGCATCCGTCAGCCCCAGCGCACCGGGATCTGGATTGCCGCGGCTATCACTTATGGATTGAGCCTGACTAATCACTGGCCGCTGATGGTGCTTTCAACGCCGGGTTTGATGCTATTGGTCTTTCCCATTTGGCGCACTGTGTATCGGAAACTACCACTACTTTTAGGGGTTTCCCTGCCGTGTGCAGCTTTGCCCTATGCCTGGATGATCTGGCGGTCGCATCAAGATCCTCTGATCAATTTTTACGGCTCTATCGATACGTTGAAAGAATTCTGGCATTATTTCAGCCGGCAGGGCTATGCCCATATAGATGCCAGCCCCAGTGCCGGATGGTATGACCGATTCGGATTCATGCAATGGCTGGGCAACGAGTTTTTGTGGCAATTGACGCTGCCGGGATTTGCACTCGCTGTGTTCGGTCTGATCGTTCTGTTCCAGCGGCGGCAGATCGCAAAAGCAGGTTCGGGATTGCTCGTGTTTTTGGGCAATAGCCTTGTGCTGGTCGCCTTGCTGGGCTTTGATTTTGACTTTTTCTGGGGCGCGATTTTTCGGCCATATTCTCTGTTGTGCTACGGCATAGCAGCCCTGTGGCTGGGCGTTGGATTGCAGGTTATGCTCGATTGGTTGACAGAACGGTTGCCTTCTAAATTTGCCCGTGGACCGGGACCTAAAATTGGTATGGCAGTGCTGGTAGGCGCGGCGATGGTTGCGTGGTCGGTGCACGAACACTGGCGGGTCAATGATCGATCCGATAGCGACTTTGCCGAGCACTATGCAGACATGCAATTGGATATTCTGCCAGAGGACGCGATCCTGTTCGTATTTGGTGATGCAACCGGGCCGATGGGCTATTATCAATACATAGAGAACCGCCGCCCAGATGTGGCTCTGTACAATCTTCAAGGTCTCGTATATGGCAAACGCCTCTACGATCCATTTTTACCGAAAGAAAATAAGAAGGAGATTTTGGAACAATTTACTGATTCGACAGAACGCGCCCTCTTCTTTCCTATGGATTTCGACATTTTTCCCAACCGCCGGGGACGGATCTATGGTTTTCTCATGGAGGTGGTTAAAGATGGCAAGCCGGGTACAATAGAGATAAAACGCCATCCGCGTGGAGAGGAATATTTCACCTATCTGATGCATTTGCAACCCATTGATCGCTGGGAGCGCGTGCGACGAAACGGATTGTTGTTTCAATACGGGCGATATTTGGGTTTGATTTATTTTTCTGGTGATCCGGGGCTTCTAAACTCAATGCAGAAATTGTTCCGCCTCGCAGAGAAAAGCTATGCCTGCCTCATCGGCATGGCTGGCACACTGATAGAGCACGGGAATAGCTCGCATTGGGAACAGGTCTCGACATGGTTAGATAAGGCGGAGACCCTCAAATACGAGGCATTGAAAAAGCAAACTCTGGCGCGGCTATACTACTTGAAGGGTAGCCTGCTGCAAAAACAGGGCAAGAGGGTAGAAGCTGTTGCGTCTTTTGGGAAATCCCGCGATATATACCCCCATCCCGATAACGAGGCGCTCGAGGCCCTCGAACAATACAAGGTCAATTTCAAAAGGGTCAATCCGCCAGGTCGGGAAAGCCCAAAACCCGTTTTGCCGTTCCCCCCATAA
- a CDS encoding sulfatase-like hydrolase/transferase translates to MSEQINLLFILTDDQGYWAMGCAGNAEIRTPNLDRLASTGLRFENFFCASPVCSPARASILTGRIPSQHGIQDFLRAGNSNIYGADDRAIEYLSGQTAYTDILSERGYTCGLSGKWHLGYSEKPQKSFAFWDVHASGAGPYYNPPMIRDGKAYQTSDYVSDLITDNALDFLENANQPFCLNVHYTAPHAPWGREHHPPELFEDYYQNCPFESTPDEPMHPQQLSKTGSSGSLGFAKEERRETLSGYFAAMTAMDANVGRLLDWLEANGLRENTLIAFTSDNGMNMGHHGIYGKGNGTFPPNMFDTSVKVPMLFSRPGHIPEGKVISSLHSHYDIMPTLLDYLNVENPDSDALPGRSFSALLEGRTLEGDDRVVVFDEYGPTRMIRTEQWKYIHRYPYGPHELYNLANDPDERQNLIAEPKHQPIRESLQADLDAWFVRYADPERDGSREAVMGRGQLDIVGPAAKGRKRFGDDVVFERNNERRS, encoded by the coding sequence ATGTCTGAACAAATCAACTTGCTTTTTATCTTAACGGACGATCAGGGCTATTGGGCGATGGGATGTGCGGGCAATGCGGAAATTCGCACACCGAATCTGGATCGATTGGCCTCAACCGGACTGCGCTTTGAGAATTTCTTTTGCGCGTCGCCGGTCTGCTCACCGGCTCGGGCTTCCATTTTAACGGGCCGCATTCCATCGCAACACGGAATACAGGATTTTTTGCGGGCGGGCAATTCAAATATCTACGGCGCAGATGATCGGGCTATCGAATATCTATCGGGACAAACAGCATATACAGATATCCTGTCGGAAAGGGGTTATACGTGCGGTTTAAGTGGCAAATGGCATCTGGGCTATTCGGAAAAACCGCAGAAAAGTTTTGCATTTTGGGATGTTCACGCAAGTGGCGCCGGACCGTATTACAATCCCCCGATGATTCGCGACGGCAAAGCCTATCAAACATCGGATTACGTAAGTGATCTGATTACAGATAATGCACTGGACTTTTTGGAAAATGCAAATCAACCGTTCTGTTTGAACGTCCACTACACAGCGCCACACGCACCCTGGGGGCGCGAACACCATCCGCCAGAGTTATTCGAAGATTATTATCAAAACTGTCCTTTTGAATCAACACCTGACGAACCCATGCATCCACAGCAGTTGTCAAAGACGGGATCATCGGGTTCTTTGGGATTTGCGAAAGAAGAACGCAGAGAAACACTCAGCGGCTATTTTGCCGCAATGACCGCGATGGACGCCAACGTGGGCAGATTACTGGATTGGCTGGAAGCCAATGGACTGCGAGAAAATACACTCATCGCATTTACAAGCGACAATGGAATGAACATGGGGCATCACGGGATTTACGGCAAAGGCAATGGAACATTCCCGCCGAACATGTTCGACACCTCGGTGAAAGTCCCCATGCTCTTCTCCCGTCCAGGTCACATTCCCGAAGGCAAGGTTATTTCCTCACTGCACAGCCATTACGACATCATGCCGACCTTGCTGGACTATCTCAACGTAGAAAATCCCGATTCCGACGCCCTTCCCGGACGCAGCTTTTCAGCATTGTTGGAAGGGCGCACTTTAGAAGGCGATGACCGGGTGGTTGTATTTGACGAATACGGTCCCACGCGAATGATCCGCACCGAGCAATGGAAATACATCCATCGCTATCCCTATGGTCCCCATGAACTCTACAACCTGGCAAACGACCCGGATGAACGACAAAATCTGATTGCAGAACCAAAACACCAACCCATTCGAGAATCGCTACAGGCCGATCTGGATGCGTGGTTTGTGCGCTATGCCGATCCCGAGCGGGATGGGTCGCGCGAAGCCGTGATGGGCAGAGGACAACTGGACATTGTTGGACCTGCAGCAAAGGGGCGGAAGCGGTTTGGCGATGATGTCGTTTTTGAGCGCAATAACGAACGGAGATCCTGA
- a CDS encoding glycerophosphodiester phosphodiesterase — protein sequence MPDHPFLKKNAGVEVIAHRGGWRLWPENTLYAFQHAVDLGVDMLEMDIRSTKDGHIVVFHDETVTRTTNGNARVNDLTLAELKQLDAGYKWTADMGATFPFRGKGIAAPTLAEVFSSFPHMRMTIEIKQKEPDIVTAFGNLIRHHGMQHRVLVACFDTGTLKRFRKQFPEVATSPGMTEGMIFYALCWLHLSAIYQPNVEVLQFPLKMGPINGSHPRLLSGARKNNIQVQIWTVDDESKMRMLIEKGVNGIITRRPDRLLKILGRE from the coding sequence ATGCCCGATCATCCTTTTTTAAAAAAAAACGCAGGTGTTGAAGTGATTGCACACCGGGGAGGATGGCGGTTGTGGCCCGAAAATACACTGTACGCTTTTCAACACGCAGTGGATCTCGGCGTAGATATGCTGGAAATGGATATCCGCAGTACAAAAGACGGCCATATCGTGGTCTTTCACGACGAGACCGTGACGCGCACGACCAATGGCAACGCGCGTGTAAATGATTTGACCCTTGCAGAATTGAAACAGTTAGATGCGGGATACAAATGGACAGCGGACATGGGCGCGACTTTTCCCTTTCGCGGAAAAGGAATAGCAGCCCCAACGCTGGCTGAAGTCTTTTCATCTTTTCCGCACATGCGAATGACCATTGAAATCAAACAGAAAGAGCCGGATATTGTCACGGCATTTGGCAACCTGATTCGCCACCATGGCATGCAGCACCGCGTACTGGTCGCGTGTTTTGACACCGGGACATTGAAGCGTTTTCGCAAACAATTTCCCGAAGTAGCTACATCGCCGGGCATGACGGAAGGAATGATTTTCTACGCCCTGTGCTGGTTGCATTTGAGCGCGATTTATCAGCCCAATGTCGAAGTATTGCAATTCCCATTAAAAATGGGACCAATAAATGGCAGCCATCCACGCCTTTTATCTGGAGCGCGCAAAAACAATATACAGGTGCAAATATGGACTGTGGATGACGAATCGAAAATGCGAATGCTGATTGAAAAAGGGGTGAATGGCATCATCACCCGCCGGCCGGATCGCCTGTTAAAAATACTCGGGCGAGAATAG